A genome region from Vulpes lagopus strain Blue_001 chromosome 7, ASM1834538v1, whole genome shotgun sequence includes the following:
- the LOC121494395 gene encoding adhesion G protein-coupled receptor E2, whose protein sequence is MASPVAGLTGVCTMRHGHPRLLPGLLMLLLLPLGAAAQKTSGCARWCPPKSTCVNATTCRCSPGFSSLSGEIFSSPLESCNDINECGPPPLVSCGRLADCQNTEGSYHCMCSPGYALASGATTFMNESENTCQDVDECQLKPRVCKSRGICTNTKGSYTCKCPPGFELNLGDLNLCTDVNECTSGQNPCHNSTHCLNNIGGYECRCRPGWKPVPGSPNGPSNTVCEDVDECSSGKHTCHYSTVCVNTVGSYKCRCRRGWKPKPGFQDKQLNTTCEVPAEMSFPNWNPPPGIKSQRLSNFFERVQELHRDFKPALAQETIQDLTQEVDELLETPGDLEALPHSKQHCVATNLLVGLEGVLRNVSQALPNGPWTFNASAGTDLSLEVQEEGYRNVTLSQNLAKMMLKWDVVHKSGDSGPSVVGLLSTPGMGKLLAEASLVLEPEKQAVMHGAPKGLLQGVSPVLLSEVISAFMSNKVTQKLSSPVTFIFSHHSVTHEPKLKVFCVFWEHTQDECGHWSTRGCTMVDSGDTSTTCQCTHLSSFAVLMAHYDVQEEDLVLPVITYVGLGLSLLCLLLAALTFLLCKAIQNTSTSLHLHLSICLFLAHLLFLMAIDRTEIKVVCCALHYLYLASFTWMLLEGLHLFLTARNLMVVNYSSVSTLMKKLMYPVGYGVPTLIVAISAASRPHLYRTPTRCWLNPEERFIWSFLGPICTIFSVNLGFFLMTLWILKSKLSSLNSEVSTLQNTRMLTFKAIAQLLILGCTWCLGILQVGPAAHVMAYLFTIINSLQGVFIFLVYCLLSQQVREEYGKWFKGIRKTRAESEKYTLSSKAMSGVNKPMMDSCCCCCWHWVLEPK, encoded by the exons GACTCttgatgctgctgctgttgcCATTGGGAGCTGCAGCCCAGAAAACTAGTG GCTGTGCTCGCTGGTGCCCTCCGAAATCCACATGTGTCAATGCCACCACTTGTCGCTGCTCTCCAGGATTCAGTTCTTTGTCTGGGGAGATCTTCAGCAGCCCCTTGGAGAGTTGTAATG ACATCAATGAGTGTGGACCACCGCCGTTGGTGTCCTGTGGACGGTTAGCAGACTGTCAGAACACAGAGGGGAGCTACCACTGCATGTGCAGCCCGGGATATGCACTTGCTTCTGGGGCAACGACGTTCATGAATGAGAGTGAGAACACATGTCAAG ATGTGGATGAATGTCAGCTGAAACCCAGAGTGTGTAAAAGCCGTGGCATCTGCACCAACACCAAAGGCAGCTATACCTGCAAGTGCCCGCCTGGCTTTGAGCTCAATCTGGGCGACCTGAATCTGTGCACAG ATGTGAATGAATGTACCTCGGGGCAGAACCCATGCCACAACTCCACCCACTGCCTCAACAACATCGGTGGCTATGAGTGCCGCTGCCGCCCTGGATGGAAGCCGGTTCCTGGATCCCCCAATGGCCCAAGCAACACCGTCTGTGAAG ATGTGGACGAGTGCAGCTCCGGGAAGCATACGTGCCATTACTCCACCGTCTGCGTCAACACTGTGGGCTCCTACAAGTGCCGCTGCCGCCGGGGCTGGAAGCCCAAACCTGGATTCCAGGATAAGCAACTGAACACCACCTGTGAAG TCCCTGCAGAGATGTCCTTCCCCAACTGGAACCCACCCCCTGGAATCAAGAGCCAG AGACTCtctaatttctttgaaagagtCCAAGAACTGCACAGAGACTTCAAGCCAGCCTTGGCTCAGGAAACCATCCAG GACCTAACACAGGAGGTAGATGAGCTGCTGGAGACTCCCGGGGATCTGGAGGCCCTGCCCCACTCAAAGCAGCATTGTGTGGCCACTAACCTGCTTGTTGGCCTGGAAGGTGTCCTCAGAAATGTAAGCCAGGCCCTGCCCAATGGGCCATGGACCTTCAATGCATCTGCAGGCACAG ACTTGTCCCTGGAGGTGCAGGAGGAAGGATACAGAAATGTTACTTTGAGTCAGAATCTGGCAAAGATGATGCTGAAATGGGATGTGGTGCACAAATCTGGTGACTCAG GTCCTTCTGTGGTGGGCCTCCTCTCTACTCCAGGAATGGGCAAGTTGCTGGCGGAGGCTTCCCTGGTCCTGGAGCCTGAGAAGCAGGCAGTTATGCATGGGGCACCCAAAGGCTTGCTGCAGGGAGTCTCCCCTGTCCTGCTCTCAGAGGTCATCTCTGCATTTATGAGCAACAAGGTCACCCAGAAGCTCAGCTCCCCTGTCACTTTCATCTTCTCTCACCAT TCAGTGACCCACGAGCCAAAACTAAAGGTGTTCTGTGTCTTCTGGGAGCACACTCAAGATGAATGCGGTCATTGGTCCACCAGAGGCTGCACAATGGTGGACAGTGGAGACACCAGCACCACCTGCCAGTGCACTCACCTCAGCAGCTTTGCCGTCCTCATGGCCCACTATGATGTGCAG GAAGAGGATCTTGTGCTGCCTGTGATCACCTATGTGGGGCTGGGCCTCTCTCTGCTGTGCCTCCTCCTGGCAGCCCTCACCTTCCTGCTGTGCAAAGCCATCCAGAACACCAGCACCTCCCTCCACCTGCATCTCTCGATCTGCCTCTTCTTAGCCCACCTGCTCTTCCTCATGGCCATCGACCGGACCGAGATCAAGGTAGT GTGCTGTGCCTTACACTATCTCTACCTGGCCTCCTTCACCTGGATGCTGCTGGAGGGTCTACACCTCTTCCTCACTGCACGCAACCTGATGGTGGTCAACTACTCCAGTGTGAGCACGCTTATGAAGAAGCTCATGTACCCTGTGGGATACGGAGTCCCAACTTTAATTGTGGCTATTTCTGCTGCATCCAGGCCTCACCTCTATAGAACACCCACCCG CTGCTGGCTCAACCCAGAAGAGAGATTTATATGGAGCTTCCTTGGGCCAATCTGCACCATCTTCTCT GTCAATTTAGGTTTCTTTCTGATGACCCTCTGGATTTTGAAAAGCAAGCTGTCTTCCCTCAACAGCGAAGTATCTACCCTCCAGAACACAAG GATGCTGACATTTAAAGCCATAGCTCAGCTCCTCATCCTGGGCTGCACGTGGTGCCTGGGCATCCTGCAGGTGGGTCCAGCTGCCCACGTCATGGCTTACCTGTTCACCATCATCAACAGCCTGCAGGGTGTCTTCATCTTCCTGGTGTACTGCCTCCTCAGCCAGCAG GTGCGGGAGGAATATGGAAAATGGTTCAAAGGAATCAGGAAAACAAGAGCTGAGTCAGAGAAATACACACTTTCCAGCAAGGCCATGTCTGGTGTCAACAAACCCATGATG gactcttgctgctgctgctgttggcaTTGGGTGTTGGAGCCCAAATAA